The following coding sequences lie in one Streptomyces sp. NBC_00510 genomic window:
- a CDS encoding diacylglycerol kinase family protein: MRALLVVNPAATTTSARTRDVLAHALASDLKLEVAATEYRGHARDLARQAAEGGEIELVVALGGDGTVNEVVNGLLHNGPDPDGLPKLAVVPGGSTNVFARALGLPNDAVEATGALLDALRERSSRTVGLGLVSGTPGTEDEGVPARWFTFCAGLGFDAGVVGRVEQQREHGKRSTHALYIRQVVRQFLTEPNRRAGAITLDRPGEDPVTDLVLALVCNTAPWTYLGNRPIYASPRASFDTALDVLGLSRLTSAAVTRYATQLLRSTPERGPQGKHATSLHDLTDFTLHSQAPLPFQVDGDHLGLRMSATFTGVRRALRVIV, translated from the coding sequence ATGCGCGCCCTTCTCGTGGTCAACCCAGCCGCCACCACCACCAGCGCCCGGACGCGTGACGTACTCGCGCACGCGCTCGCCAGCGACCTGAAGCTGGAGGTCGCCGCGACCGAGTACCGCGGCCACGCCCGCGACCTCGCGCGGCAGGCCGCGGAGGGCGGGGAGATCGAGCTGGTCGTCGCCCTGGGCGGGGACGGCACGGTCAACGAGGTGGTCAACGGTCTGCTGCACAACGGCCCCGACCCCGACGGCCTGCCGAAGCTCGCGGTGGTGCCCGGCGGGTCCACGAACGTGTTCGCGCGCGCCCTGGGGCTGCCCAACGACGCCGTGGAGGCGACCGGCGCGCTGCTGGACGCGCTGCGCGAGCGCAGCTCCCGCACGGTCGGCCTGGGCCTGGTGAGCGGCACCCCGGGCACCGAGGACGAGGGGGTGCCGGCGCGCTGGTTCACCTTCTGCGCCGGGCTGGGATTCGACGCGGGTGTCGTGGGACGGGTGGAACAGCAGCGCGAGCACGGCAAGCGCTCCACCCACGCGCTCTACATACGCCAGGTCGTGCGCCAGTTCCTCACCGAGCCGAACCGGCGCGCCGGCGCGATCACCCTGGACCGGCCGGGCGAGGACCCGGTGACCGACCTCGTGCTGGCCCTGGTGTGCAACACCGCGCCGTGGACCTACCTGGGCAACCGGCCGATCTACGCCTCGCCGCGCGCGTCCTTCGACACCGCCCTCGACGTGCTGGGACTCTCCCGGCTGACCAGCGCGGCGGTCACCCGCTACGCCACCCAGCTGCTCCGTTCGACCCCGGAGCGCGGGCCGCAGGGCAAGCACGCGACCTCCCTGCACGATCTGACGGACTTCACCTTGCATTCGCAGGCGCCACTGCCGTTCCAGGTGGACGGAGACCACCTGGGACTGCGAATGAGCGCAACCTTCACAGGCGTACGCCGTGCACTGCGTGTGATTGTGTAA
- a CDS encoding WhiB family transcriptional regulator, whose protein sequence is MDWRHNAICREEDPELFFPIGNTGPALLQIEEAKAVCRRCPVMEQCLQWALETGQDAGVWGGLSEDERRAMKRRAARNRARNASA, encoded by the coding sequence ATGGACTGGCGTCACAACGCCATTTGCCGCGAGGAAGACCCCGAGCTCTTCTTCCCCATCGGCAACACCGGTCCTGCGCTGCTGCAGATCGAGGAAGCCAAGGCCGTCTGCCGCCGCTGCCCCGTGATGGAGCAGTGCCTGCAGTGGGCGCTGGAGACCGGCCAGGACGCCGGCGTGTGGGGTGGCCTCAGCGAGGACGAGCGTCGCGCAATGAAGCGCCGCGCCGCCCGCAACCGCGCCCGCAACGCCAGCGCCTGA
- a CDS encoding PAS domain-containing sensor histidine kinase, with translation MNDLVRQHTDLDDSDLEWLHLLVSEWQLLSDLSFADLVLWVPTSDGTRYVSVAQMRPNTGPTSYQDDMVGHLVPRGRRPMLDAALDEGRIVREGDPEWREEVPVRVESIPVRRAGRVLGVIARNTNLLTVRTPSRLELTYLQSASDLAQMIAAGSFPFPSEQVDMDASPRVGDGLIRLDAEGVVQYASPNALSAYHRLGLAADLVGHHLGSVSAELAPSRTKSHEALVTVAGGKAPRETEIEGNGGVIQLRAIPLSPKGTHNGSLVLLRDVTELRRRERELMTKDATIREIHHRVKNNLQTVAALLRLQARRMDSDKGREALEEAVRRVGSIAIVHETLSQNLDECVEFDEIADRVLAMVAEISPGRVTARRSGRFGILTAEVATPLSMVLTELLQNALEHGFGPGEQGTVEVAAERHGQKLGIAVRDDGRGLPAEFDPQRAGNLGLQIVRTLVVGELGGSFDMVPAEERGTKVVLELPLEG, from the coding sequence ATGAACGATCTCGTACGCCAGCACACGGACCTCGACGATTCCGATCTCGAGTGGCTCCACCTGCTGGTATCGGAGTGGCAACTGCTCTCCGACCTCTCCTTCGCGGACCTCGTGCTGTGGGTCCCGACCAGTGACGGGACCCGCTACGTCTCCGTCGCCCAGATGCGGCCGAACACCGGCCCGACCTCGTACCAGGACGACATGGTCGGCCACCTGGTGCCGCGCGGCCGCCGCCCGATGCTGGACGCCGCACTCGACGAGGGCCGGATCGTCCGGGAGGGTGACCCGGAGTGGCGCGAGGAGGTCCCGGTCCGGGTCGAGTCCATCCCGGTGCGCCGTGCGGGCCGGGTCCTCGGGGTCATCGCCCGCAACACCAACCTGCTCACCGTGCGGACCCCCAGCCGCCTGGAGCTCACCTATCTGCAGAGCGCGTCCGACCTGGCGCAGATGATCGCGGCGGGCAGCTTCCCGTTCCCCTCCGAGCAGGTCGACATGGACGCCTCGCCGCGTGTCGGCGACGGCCTGATCCGGCTCGACGCCGAGGGCGTCGTCCAGTACGCCAGCCCCAACGCGCTCTCCGCCTACCACCGGCTCGGCCTGGCCGCCGACCTCGTCGGCCACCACCTGGGCTCGGTCTCCGCCGAACTGGCCCCCTCGCGGACCAAGAGCCACGAGGCGCTGGTGACCGTCGCCGGCGGCAAGGCGCCGCGGGAGACCGAGATCGAGGGCAACGGCGGCGTCATCCAGCTGAGGGCGATCCCGCTGAGCCCCAAGGGCACGCACAACGGCTCCCTGGTGCTGCTGCGGGACGTGACCGAGCTGCGCCGCCGGGAGCGCGAGCTGATGACCAAGGACGCCACCATCCGGGAGATCCACCACCGGGTGAAGAACAACCTGCAGACGGTCGCGGCGCTGCTGCGGCTGCAGGCCCGGCGGATGGACTCCGACAAGGGCCGGGAGGCGCTGGAGGAGGCGGTGCGGCGGGTCGGCTCGATCGCGATCGTGCACGAGACGCTGTCGCAGAACCTCGACGAGTGCGTGGAGTTCGACGAGATCGCCGACCGCGTGCTGGCGATGGTCGCCGAGATCTCCCCGGGCAGGGTCACCGCGCGCCGCAGCGGGCGGTTCGGCATCCTGACGGCCGAGGTGGCCACCCCGCTGTCGATGGTCCTCACCGAACTGCTGCAGAACGCCCTGGAGCACGGGTTCGGGCCGGGCGAGCAGGGCACCGTCGAGGTGGCCGCCGAGCGGCACGGGCAGAAGCTGGGCATCGCGGTACGGGACGACGGGCGCGGCCTGCCCGCGGAGTTCGACCCGCAGCGGGCCGGCAACCTCGGGCTGCAGATCGTACGGACCCTGGTGGTGGGGGAGTTGGGCGGGAGCTTCGACATGGTCCCGGCCGAGGAGCGCGGGACGAAGGTCGTCCTGGAACTGCCGCTGGAGGGCTGA